One Mycobacteroides salmoniphilum DNA segment encodes these proteins:
- a CDS encoding PaaI family thioesterase encodes MPDTPERLSKMPAAPFDKLVGLEYTSLTPEGVSATLTITENLLQPNGIVHGGVYCSVVESVASVSGYIWRANVLGEESAVVGVNNNTDFLRAISSGTLTATSTPIHRGRRQQLWLVTITDGESRTIARGQVRLQNL; translated from the coding sequence ATGCCAGACACGCCGGAGCGCCTCAGCAAGATGCCTGCCGCGCCCTTCGACAAGCTCGTGGGGCTCGAATACACCTCGCTGACACCCGAGGGAGTGTCCGCCACCCTGACGATCACCGAGAACCTGTTGCAACCCAACGGGATCGTGCACGGCGGCGTGTACTGCTCGGTGGTCGAAAGCGTGGCGAGCGTCTCCGGGTATATCTGGCGCGCCAACGTGTTGGGGGAGGAGAGCGCGGTGGTCGGGGTCAACAACAACACCGACTTCCTGCGCGCCATCTCATCGGGCACACTCACCGCCACGTCCACGCCGATACACCGAGGCCGTCGTCAGCAGCTGTGGCTCGTCACCATTACCGACGGCGAGAGCCGGACAATCGCGCGTGGGCAGGTTCGCCTACAGAACTTATGA